The following coding sequences lie in one Tichowtungia aerotolerans genomic window:
- a CDS encoding sulfatase-like hydrolase/transferase: protein MRRTVSIWILCVGIAAAVQARQAPNRPNIVVLLADDLGYGDLSIHGATDVQTPNIDALAQSGAQFNEAYVCYPACGPSRAGLMTGRHHLRFGFPSNPDQVVPTEPGNLVGLPSEELTLSELLKEQGYATGLFGKWHLGFQPECHPQNNGFDEYFGFLGSLYRYFDLGNMKPPKCFMRGFERWHEKDYQTDAIARESAAFIEQHKDEPFLLYASFGAVHTPLMWDKDPGKANIPLNGTDDVAENRRMLVNMIQGLDRGVGTILNQLKESGLDKNTLVFFLSDNGGPKATGAYSNGPLRDFKGSSYEGGIRVPLFIRWPEHIEPGQTFQQPVSALDMFATSVAAAGGKLPSDRVYDSVDLMPVINGQHEERALFWDALGMQAVRLGDWKLVLKNGGRVKELYNIRNDTGEQNNLIAAYPERAADLEKRLRRWQGELPPWKFKWLPPAEYKAWTAEHGELE from the coding sequence ATGAGGCGGACTGTTTCAATCTGGATATTATGCGTGGGGATTGCGGCTGCAGTGCAGGCTCGGCAGGCTCCGAACAGACCCAACATTGTAGTGCTGCTGGCCGATGATTTAGGCTACGGCGACCTGAGCATCCACGGTGCCACCGATGTCCAGACGCCGAACATCGATGCCCTGGCCCAAAGCGGCGCGCAGTTCAACGAAGCCTATGTCTGCTATCCCGCCTGCGGGCCGTCGCGCGCCGGCCTGATGACCGGCCGTCACCATCTTCGTTTCGGTTTCCCGTCCAATCCTGACCAGGTGGTTCCGACCGAACCCGGCAACCTGGTCGGTTTGCCGTCTGAGGAACTGACGTTGTCCGAGCTGCTGAAAGAGCAGGGCTATGCGACCGGCCTGTTCGGGAAATGGCATCTCGGATTCCAGCCGGAATGTCATCCGCAGAACAACGGGTTCGATGAGTATTTCGGGTTTCTCGGGTCGCTCTATCGCTATTTCGACCTCGGCAATATGAAGCCGCCGAAGTGCTTTATGCGCGGATTCGAACGCTGGCATGAAAAGGACTATCAGACCGACGCAATCGCCCGCGAAAGCGCTGCATTTATTGAACAGCACAAAGACGAACCGTTTCTGCTCTATGCGTCATTCGGTGCGGTACATACGCCGCTGATGTGGGATAAAGATCCCGGCAAGGCAAACATTCCGCTCAACGGCACCGATGATGTTGCGGAAAACCGCCGCATGCTGGTTAACATGATTCAGGGTCTCGATCGCGGCGTGGGAACGATTCTGAACCAGCTTAAAGAATCCGGGCTGGACAAAAACACGCTGGTCTTTTTCCTGAGCGACAACGGCGGGCCGAAAGCAACCGGTGCCTACAGCAACGGCCCGCTGCGCGATTTCAAAGGCTCATCGTATGAAGGCGGGATTCGCGTGCCGCTGTTTATTCGCTGGCCGGAACATATTGAACCGGGGCAGACCTTTCAGCAGCCGGTCAGCGCGCTGGACATGTTCGCGACGTCCGTCGCGGCGGCAGGCGGCAAACTGCCGTCGGATCGGGTCTATGACTCCGTTGACCTGATGCCCGTTATTAATGGACAGCATGAGGAAAGGGCGCTTTTCTGGGATGCGCTCGGCATGCAGGCGGTGCGGCTCGGCGACTGGAAGCTGGTGCTTAAAAACGGCGGACGCGTTAAAGAGCTGTACAACATCCGCAATGACACCGGCGAGCAGAACAATCTGATCGCCGCGTATCCGGAACGGGCGGCGGACCTCGAAAAACGGCTGCGCCGCTGGCAGGGCGAGCTTCCGCCATGGAAATTTAAATGGCTGCCGCCCGCCGAATACAAAGCCTGGACTGCGGAACATGGAGAATTGGAGTGA
- a CDS encoding sulfatase family protein, translated as MPNILLITADDMGTTAGCYGDKLAATPNLDQLAAEGVLFENAYVTHASCSPSRSSILTGLYPHQNGHIGLAGLHPEYKLHPDIRTLPAILKDAGYHTGILGKLHVSAAPGQAPFDFEWASHGNPVVTRDVRMVAQKAEEFLGQVGKRPFFLYVNYFDPHRPYDAESNQCKGLPEKPYGPNDIEPFAYLGLDGLPVRQEVASYYNCVNRLDVGLGMLFQTLEKAGMLDDTLIIFLGDHGVPFSRAKTTCYEAGEQVPFFVKWPGVSRAGLRCTDFISSVDIMPTLLDAAGIACPPVAGRSLREVVTGSTPNDWRKELCSEYTSHAQQHLYPRRSVRNERYKLVHNLDSSRKNPVPYIGATRPKPGVVEIKPGMEAAYRTTEAPPEFELYDLSKDPHETVNIVGNPEVAEVLKRLKADLLKWRRNTADPLLDPAELQRLKKAHGL; from the coding sequence ATGCCCAACATTCTCCTGATCACCGCTGATGACATGGGCACGACGGCTGGATGCTATGGCGATAAACTTGCTGCGACTCCAAACCTTGACCAGCTTGCCGCAGAAGGCGTTCTGTTCGAGAACGCGTATGTAACACACGCCTCGTGCAGCCCGTCGCGCAGCTCGATTCTGACCGGACTCTATCCGCATCAGAACGGCCATATCGGTCTGGCCGGACTGCATCCGGAATATAAGCTGCATCCGGACATCCGAACGCTTCCGGCAATTCTTAAGGATGCCGGATATCACACCGGCATCCTCGGCAAGCTGCATGTCTCTGCTGCACCGGGGCAGGCTCCGTTTGATTTTGAATGGGCATCGCACGGGAATCCGGTTGTCACCCGCGATGTGCGAATGGTCGCTCAAAAGGCGGAGGAGTTTCTGGGGCAGGTCGGCAAAAGACCGTTTTTCCTGTATGTAAACTATTTTGATCCACATCGTCCGTACGATGCGGAATCCAACCAGTGCAAAGGGCTGCCCGAAAAGCCGTACGGTCCGAATGATATCGAGCCGTTTGCCTATCTCGGCCTCGACGGCTTGCCGGTACGTCAGGAAGTGGCTTCCTACTACAACTGCGTCAACCGGTTGGATGTTGGTCTCGGCATGCTTTTCCAAACATTGGAAAAAGCCGGCATGCTGGACGATACACTGATTATTTTTCTCGGCGATCACGGCGTACCGTTTAGCCGCGCGAAAACCACCTGTTATGAAGCGGGAGAACAGGTTCCGTTTTTTGTGAAATGGCCGGGCGTCAGCCGGGCCGGGCTGCGCTGTACGGACTTTATTTCTTCGGTGGACATTATGCCGACCCTTCTGGATGCCGCAGGGATCGCCTGCCCGCCGGTTGCCGGACGTTCGCTTCGTGAGGTGGTGACGGGCAGCACGCCGAACGACTGGCGCAAGGAGCTTTGTTCGGAATATACATCGCATGCCCAGCAGCATCTTTATCCGAGGCGCTCGGTCCGCAATGAACGCTATAAGCTGGTTCACAACCTCGACTCCTCCCGCAAAAATCCGGTCCCGTATATCGGCGCCACCCGGCCGAAGCCCGGCGTGGTGGAAATCAAGCCGGGCATGGAGGCCGCTTATAGAACCACGGAAGCTCCTCCGGAATTTGAACTGTACGACCTCAGCAAAGATCCGCACGAAACCGTCAATATTGTCGGCAATCCGGAGGTGGCCGAGGTGCTGAAACGACTGAAAGCCGACCTTCTGAAATGGCGGCGGAACACCGCTGACCCGCTGCTCGATCCCGCGGAACTGCAGCGTTTGAAAAAGGCACATGGATTATGA
- a CDS encoding sulfatase, whose translation MISKKNFPIIGTLLAALSCSAAEQAQDRPNILFICVDDLRPQLGCYGNIQMKTPNMDALAAQGVLFERAYCQFAICGPSRSSVLSGMYPEHSGLKDNAVSFRGKLADGVSLPQYFREQGYHTVGTGKIFHHAANTDPASWDRWVDIKGRGYFLPKNIEDQKKRRANIAAREAAGETFTEHQKYVYTVGPFSEAADADEHLYPDGQLADRSIQVLREVRKDNQPFFLAIGFMKPHLPLVVPKKYWDLYEAKDFELPEMTELPDGSPSYAGHDSFELRSYCDVPKQGPVGDDILRRAIHGYYAGCSFVDAQIGRVLDELTALGLDDNTVVLLWGDHGFHLGEHGIICKDTNYEVAARAPLIIRAPSEAPDRTDRLVEFVDIFPTLCNLAGLEVPAQCDGQSIFSEPWKTAAFTMNERKWNHPNSGYSMRTDRYRYTRWLNPAGEPVAEELYDYQKAPEETVNLNSDPEYRSELNKLRRKFDAESPVMKFRENR comes from the coding sequence ATGATATCGAAGAAAAACTTTCCAATCATTGGAACCCTGTTGGCCGCGTTGTCCTGTTCCGCTGCAGAGCAGGCTCAGGACAGACCCAACATTCTGTTTATTTGCGTGGATGATCTGCGCCCCCAGCTGGGTTGCTATGGCAATATCCAAATGAAAACCCCGAACATGGATGCTTTGGCCGCGCAAGGGGTTCTGTTTGAACGCGCCTATTGTCAGTTCGCCATTTGCGGTCCGTCTCGGTCGAGTGTGCTGTCCGGCATGTACCCCGAGCACAGCGGGTTGAAGGATAACGCGGTATCATTTCGCGGTAAACTGGCGGATGGAGTTTCTCTTCCACAGTATTTTCGGGAACAGGGCTATCATACGGTCGGAACGGGCAAGATTTTTCATCACGCAGCCAACACCGATCCGGCATCGTGGGACCGCTGGGTGGACATCAAAGGCCGCGGCTATTTTCTGCCGAAAAACATTGAGGATCAGAAAAAGCGGCGGGCGAATATTGCCGCGCGTGAGGCTGCCGGTGAGACGTTCACTGAACATCAGAAATATGTCTATACCGTCGGCCCGTTCAGCGAAGCGGCCGATGCCGACGAACATCTTTATCCGGACGGACAGCTTGCCGACCGTTCCATTCAGGTGCTGCGCGAAGTCCGCAAGGATAATCAGCCGTTTTTCCTAGCGATCGGCTTTATGAAGCCGCACCTGCCGCTGGTGGTTCCCAAAAAATACTGGGACCTCTATGAGGCGAAAGATTTTGAATTGCCGGAGATGACGGAACTGCCGGACGGATCCCCTTCTTATGCCGGGCACGATTCCTTTGAACTGCGCAGTTACTGCGACGTGCCGAAGCAGGGGCCGGTCGGTGATGATATTCTGCGCCGGGCGATTCACGGCTACTATGCGGGATGCTCATTCGTCGATGCGCAGATCGGGCGCGTGCTGGACGAGTTGACGGCACTGGGGCTCGATGACAATACGGTTGTGCTGCTGTGGGGCGACCATGGATTTCACCTGGGCGAGCACGGCATCATTTGTAAAGACACCAACTACGAAGTGGCGGCTCGTGCCCCGCTGATTATCCGGGCACCGTCCGAGGCTCCTGACCGGACGGATCGTCTCGTGGAATTTGTGGACATTTTTCCAACGCTGTGCAATCTGGCCGGGCTGGAAGTTCCTGCACAGTGCGATGGGCAGAGCATTTTTTCCGAACCTTGGAAAACCGCGGCGTTTACCATGAACGAGCGCAAATGGAACCATCCGAACTCCGGATATTCGATGCGCACGGACCGCTATCGCTATACCCGCTGGCTGAATCCGGCGGGAGAACCCGTCGCTGAAGAGCTGTACGACTATCAGAAAGCTCCGGAGGAAACCGTCAATCTGAATTCCGATCCGGAATACCGGTCGGAACTGAACAAGCTGCGCCGTAAATTTGATGCAGAGAGTCCCGTCATGAAATTCAGGGAGAACAGATGA
- a CDS encoding alpha/beta hydrolase — translation MKRIMMLICAGMFCSSAVHAALDIPGFVPDRIVVYKTVDGIELTLHVFNPPDLKKGDARPAALFFFGGGWFDGNQSQFHAQCRYLANRGMVACSADYRVKARHHTTPYESVEDARSAIRWMREHATELCIDPNRIAAGGGSAGGHLAAMLGNETDCDETTDDLSVSARADALLLFNPPTDMTAERYADKKSGSNEEWRKISPLHTLTENTPPMILFHGINDSAVPVDESKAYKQKADAQGVRCELYLYPHRNHGFFNYLGDKKDFNSTMMKTDQFLENLGWLSGTSTLDTNPLEPDVKNDTAEKQNH, via the coding sequence ATGAAGCGAATCATGATGCTGATTTGTGCCGGGATGTTCTGTTCGTCGGCAGTTCATGCGGCGCTGGATATTCCGGGTTTTGTGCCGGACCGGATTGTTGTCTATAAAACCGTGGATGGCATCGAATTGACGCTGCATGTTTTCAATCCACCGGACCTGAAAAAGGGCGATGCCCGGCCCGCGGCGCTTTTCTTTTTCGGCGGCGGCTGGTTTGACGGGAATCAATCACAGTTTCATGCGCAGTGCCGTTATCTGGCAAACCGCGGCATGGTGGCCTGTTCGGCCGATTATCGGGTGAAAGCCCGTCATCATACGACGCCGTATGAATCGGTGGAGGACGCCCGTTCCGCGATCCGCTGGATGCGGGAGCACGCCACAGAACTTTGTATTGACCCGAACCGCATTGCGGCCGGCGGTGGATCGGCCGGCGGGCATCTGGCTGCCATGCTCGGCAACGAGACCGATTGCGATGAGACGACCGATGACCTGTCCGTCAGTGCCCGGGCCGATGCGCTGCTTCTTTTCAATCCGCCGACCGATATGACAGCGGAGCGCTATGCGGATAAGAAGAGCGGATCGAATGAAGAGTGGCGGAAGATTTCTCCGCTGCATACGCTGACGGAGAATACACCGCCGATGATTCTGTTTCACGGCATCAATGACAGTGCTGTGCCGGTCGACGAGTCGAAAGCGTACAAGCAGAAGGCGGATGCGCAGGGCGTGCGCTGTGAACTGTATTTGTATCCCCACCGCAATCACGGTTTTTTCAATTATCTCGGTGACAAAAAAGATTTCAATTCAACCATGATGAAGACCGATCAGTTTCTGGAGAACCTCGGATGGCTTTCCGGAACATCAACTCTGGATACAAATCCGCTTGAGCCGGATGTGAAAAACGATACTGCTGAAAAACAGAACCATTAA
- a CDS encoding MFS transporter, producing MSMPEKAEKKGTLSKVEKTAWGVSGSSENILHNTTNIMANPILNIGLGVSPVLVSAALTIPRIWDAFTDPLMGKISDNFKSKMGRRRPFVLFGGILTGLAFAMIWMLPRGWSQMATFSLFLFYMLIFYTCFTVFIVPYLALGFEMSPDYNERTTLMSYRSFFSLLGGIIMQWIYWGCTRPCFDDTVQGMKVVGSVIGGLVILTSVITALFCKERAPQGKKDEPKKKISFYESVSVAWKVDPFIRVISVCVLIIVGQLSIMQLGMYLNIYYVCKGSQEFAGRLQGVIGTGYTLSSLVIIPAVAWCSNRFGKQITLRGLMLMGTAGSLLSWVLINPDYPYLQMVGLFLGGPAVTGLWIVAPSMIADVCDWDEWKNGLRREGAFGAVYGWFTKIGSSLSVLVSGFVLVLTGFSADLGVDQPEGTIIGMRVLVALVPAATFIIAFLILRRYDLSADLINRIKQEKAEA from the coding sequence ATGAGCATGCCTGAAAAAGCGGAGAAAAAGGGGACTCTCAGTAAAGTCGAAAAAACAGCCTGGGGTGTCAGCGGGAGTTCCGAAAACATTCTGCATAATACGACGAATATTATGGCCAACCCGATTCTGAATATCGGGCTGGGGGTGAGCCCGGTGCTGGTCAGCGCGGCCCTGACGATCCCCCGTATTTGGGATGCGTTTACTGATCCTCTGATGGGAAAAATCAGCGATAATTTCAAGTCAAAGATGGGGCGTCGCCGTCCGTTTGTTTTGTTTGGCGGGATTTTGACCGGGTTGGCGTTCGCGATGATCTGGATGCTGCCGCGCGGCTGGAGTCAGATGGCTACGTTCAGCCTGTTTCTGTTTTACATGCTGATCTTCTACACCTGCTTTACGGTTTTTATTGTGCCGTATCTCGCGCTCGGGTTTGAAATGAGTCCCGATTACAACGAGCGCACAACGCTGATGAGTTACCGCAGTTTTTTCAGTCTGCTCGGCGGCATCATTATGCAGTGGATTTACTGGGGATGCACGCGCCCCTGTTTTGATGACACGGTTCAGGGAATGAAGGTTGTGGGATCGGTGATCGGCGGGCTGGTGATCCTGACCAGTGTGATCACGGCTCTGTTCTGTAAGGAGCGCGCGCCGCAAGGGAAAAAAGATGAGCCGAAGAAAAAAATCTCATTTTATGAAAGCGTTTCGGTTGCGTGGAAAGTGGATCCGTTTATCCGTGTGATTTCGGTCTGTGTGCTGATCATTGTCGGTCAGCTGTCGATCATGCAGCTGGGGATGTATCTCAACATCTATTATGTCTGCAAAGGGTCCCAGGAATTTGCCGGACGGCTGCAGGGAGTCATCGGCACAGGGTACACACTCAGTTCGCTTGTTATCATTCCGGCTGTGGCCTGGTGCAGTAACCGTTTCGGCAAGCAAATCACATTGCGCGGGCTGATGCTGATGGGAACCGCCGGGAGTCTGCTTTCGTGGGTACTCATCAATCCGGATTATCCGTATCTTCAGATGGTCGGATTGTTCCTGGGCGGCCCGGCAGTGACCGGCCTGTGGATTGTTGCTCCGTCCATGATTGCCGATGTTTGCGACTGGGACGAGTGGAAAAACGGGCTGCGCCGCGAAGGCGCATTCGGTGCCGTATACGGCTGGTTCACAAAAATCGGCAGTTCCCTGTCCGTGCTGGTCTCCGGCTTTGTTCTGGTTCTGACCGGATTCAGCGCGGATCTGGGAGTTGATCAGCCAGAAGGAACGATCATTGGTATGCGTGTGTTGGTGGCGCTGGTTCCTGCGGCCACATTTATTATCGCATTCCTGATTTTACGTCGCTACGACCTTTCCGCGGATCTGATCAACCGAATCAAACAGGAAAAAGCGGAAGCGTGA
- a CDS encoding beta-galactosidase, producing MKTALQIGALWMLPTAALFAGLEITVRSGELQTEIMTSLVRDEFARDDTAWETNAGPCEVGLYSNDWNIVSQSWRLRDEAVAMDRISGAGLLLWEPQQTVAAGDRAFDLQADITLNTTASTAWAGIAFHAFDSTNYHTLRCSGNGVLHLLQYRNGTPAVLSAETFPHVSGHAYHLTVSSGELGVFEWSLANADDGSLILSGTVTNANAVDGGAAGIYSSTSVMQADNFRLEQTEALALSRIIRGTPALLEDGTVTAQDAFNAVADENPVTSNEFLMAASNGIDLVFLRGICASVDQGDGTFTFNTNLLDKGIADILADNPDAKIFLNIGGLHPPWSWYSYYGHEPKLLNYEGTRSAFPDPSSPVYRSCSKRYISNLVSYVESRPYADAVEGYRIGVFGGSEWVMPAGYWGYSVASQSGFQEWLQGKYGTVAALETAWSTNGIGSFDSVAVPPPSEFSAADWGPFRDPDARRSVIDFTEFWQENCADCLIDFCRTAKEASGRDVKPLVGSFYGYMLETGQNAYTGHHALHSVLSSPWVDFLAAPYSYVYRSAAWLGETNADISAGMFHGPVDSILSNGKLFYTEDDSRTYLTEDDAAKSFFTNVVDTIADLRRNQLAGLTRGAGIWRLDLFGTGWYNSPELMQELGLQRHLNNLFVSDPSYAAGYVPEVALIFDEQATFYVATVSESNAAVRTSINMFLRDHLARSGISYGVYLLSDLIAGRVPDCSAYLFAGTYHLDRTARNWIDENLKRDGKTLFWFYGSGLYDENGWGLDRISSLTGFNVEEAPDAVLTGIQPTSVLTAAMDETVWNNPGIAGLPEWYVAGSGAGAQVLAWYTHGSTQRPAIVMENMGDWTSVYAGVQRLEAVWLLGLMRLAGVRQVLDSDVTVPVYAGHGVVGIWPTENTIGTVQLDEVSDVYDLYSAELLFRNVTGFPVNLPQWQMTGYKIQPAGEPWRGGQLLQWQMDNFSTNEITGGVADEDADADGDGDPNLREYVAGTDPNDSSSRFVLKQTVLNDGIRFSFDTAEDRTYQLYQSTHLQNSTWSLVTNVTGSGFEETIEADQSSQAFFQLRAFIE from the coding sequence GTGAAAACAGCCTTACAGATCGGTGCGCTTTGGATGCTGCCGACAGCGGCTTTGTTTGCCGGACTGGAAATCACCGTTCGTTCCGGCGAACTTCAAACGGAAATCATGACGTCGCTTGTTCGCGATGAGTTTGCCCGTGACGATACTGCGTGGGAAACCAACGCCGGGCCGTGTGAGGTCGGACTGTACAGTAACGACTGGAACATCGTATCGCAAAGTTGGCGGCTTCGGGATGAAGCGGTGGCAATGGACCGTATTTCCGGTGCGGGACTGCTTCTGTGGGAGCCGCAGCAAACGGTTGCCGCGGGAGACCGCGCATTTGATCTGCAGGCGGATATTACGCTGAACACAACGGCGAGTACGGCCTGGGCCGGAATTGCCTTTCATGCTTTTGATTCCACCAACTATCACACGTTGCGCTGTTCCGGAAATGGGGTGCTGCATCTGCTCCAGTACAGGAACGGGACTCCGGCGGTATTGTCTGCGGAGACATTTCCGCATGTTTCCGGTCACGCATATCATCTGACGGTTTCCTCCGGTGAGCTCGGCGTGTTCGAATGGAGCCTCGCAAATGCAGATGACGGATCGCTGATCCTTTCGGGGACGGTAACCAATGCCAATGCGGTTGATGGCGGAGCCGCCGGAATCTATAGCAGCACCAGCGTGATGCAGGCCGATAATTTCCGACTGGAGCAGACGGAGGCGCTGGCTCTGTCGAGAATCATCAGAGGAACCCCGGCGCTTCTGGAGGATGGAACGGTTACGGCTCAGGATGCATTTAATGCAGTGGCTGATGAGAATCCGGTTACCTCCAATGAATTTCTGATGGCGGCGAGCAACGGGATCGATCTGGTTTTCCTGCGCGGCATCTGTGCATCCGTGGATCAGGGCGACGGAACCTTCACATTCAACACCAACCTGCTCGATAAGGGGATTGCAGATATTCTTGCGGACAATCCGGATGCGAAAATTTTTCTGAACATCGGCGGACTTCATCCGCCGTGGAGCTGGTACAGCTATTACGGTCACGAGCCGAAACTTCTGAATTACGAGGGAACCCGCAGCGCGTTTCCCGATCCGTCTTCGCCGGTCTATCGCAGCTGTTCCAAACGGTATATTTCCAATCTGGTGTCATATGTTGAAAGCCGGCCGTATGCGGATGCCGTCGAGGGATACCGCATCGGGGTTTTCGGCGGCAGCGAATGGGTGATGCCGGCCGGCTACTGGGGATATTCGGTGGCCAGTCAAAGCGGCTTTCAGGAATGGCTGCAGGGAAAATATGGAACGGTTGCCGCTCTGGAAACGGCGTGGAGCACCAATGGAATCGGTTCATTTGATTCGGTAGCGGTTCCGCCCCCTTCGGAATTTTCTGCTGCGGACTGGGGTCCGTTTCGCGACCCGGATGCCCGGCGAAGTGTCATTGACTTTACGGAATTCTGGCAGGAAAACTGCGCGGACTGCCTGATTGATTTCTGCCGAACCGCCAAAGAGGCTTCGGGGCGGGATGTTAAACCGTTGGTCGGATCGTTCTACGGCTACATGCTTGAGACTGGGCAGAATGCATATACTGGACATCACGCACTGCATAGCGTGCTCAGCAGTCCATGGGTCGATTTCCTGGCTGCACCGTATTCCTACGTCTATCGCAGTGCTGCATGGCTGGGTGAAACCAATGCGGACATCAGTGCGGGCATGTTCCACGGTCCGGTCGACTCCATCCTTTCCAACGGAAAGCTGTTCTATACCGAGGATGACAGCCGCACGTATTTAACCGAGGACGATGCCGCCAAATCGTTTTTTACCAATGTCGTCGACACCATTGCTGATCTTCGGCGCAACCAGCTGGCCGGCCTGACCCGCGGTGCGGGAATCTGGCGGCTCGACCTGTTTGGAACCGGCTGGTACAACTCCCCTGAACTGATGCAGGAACTCGGGCTGCAGCGGCACCTCAACAACCTGTTCGTCAGCGATCCATCCTATGCCGCCGGCTATGTTCCGGAAGTAGCGCTCATTTTCGATGAGCAGGCCACATTTTATGTGGCCACCGTCAGCGAGAGCAATGCGGCTGTTCGCACATCGATCAACATGTTTCTGCGCGACCATCTTGCCCGCTCCGGAATCAGTTACGGGGTGTACCTCTTGAGCGACCTGATTGCCGGCCGCGTTCCCGACTGCTCCGCCTACCTGTTTGCAGGTACCTATCACCTCGACCGCACTGCCCGCAACTGGATCGACGAAAACCTCAAGCGGGACGGAAAGACACTGTTCTGGTTCTACGGCTCCGGGCTCTATGATGAAAACGGCTGGGGACTGGACCGCATCTCTTCGTTGACCGGCTTCAATGTCGAAGAAGCCCCTGATGCCGTGCTGACCGGAATTCAGCCGACGTCTGTTCTGACTGCAGCAATGGACGAGACCGTCTGGAACAACCCCGGCATCGCCGGACTTCCGGAATGGTACGTCGCCGGATCAGGGGCCGGAGCGCAGGTTCTCGCCTGGTACACGCACGGGAGTACGCAGCGCCCGGCTATTGTCATGGAGAACATGGGAGACTGGACGAGTGTTTATGCCGGAGTCCAGCGGCTGGAGGCAGTCTGGCTGCTTGGCCTGATGCGGCTGGCCGGAGTTCGTCAGGTGCTGGACTCCGATGTGACCGTGCCGGTCTATGCCGGCCACGGTGTCGTTGGAATCTGGCCCACCGAAAACACAATCGGAACCGTTCAGCTCGACGAGGTTTCCGATGTATACGACCTCTACAGCGCCGAACTGCTTTTCCGGAACGTCACCGGATTTCCCGTCAACCTGCCGCAGTGGCAGATGACCGGCTATAAAATCCAGCCGGCGGGTGAACCGTGGCGGGGAGGGCAGCTGCTGCAGTGGCAGATGGACAACTTTTCCACCAACGAAATCACCGGCGGTGTCGCGGATGAGGACGCCGATGCCGACGGAGACGGCGACCCGAACCTCCGCGAATATGTTGCCGGAACCGATCCAAATGATTCGTCATCCCGGTTCGTTCTGAAACAGACCGTTCTGAATGACGGCATCCGCTTTTCTTTCGATACTGCTGAAGATCGGACCTACCAGCTCTATCAAAGCACCCATTTGCAGAACAGCACCTGGAGCCTTGTAACCAACGTGACCGGCTCCGGATTCGAAGAAACCATTGAAGCCGATCAGAGCAGTCAGGCATTTTTTCAATTAAGAGCTTTTATCGAGTAA